The Crocosphaera subtropica ATCC 51142 genome includes a window with the following:
- a CDS encoding phosphatidic acid phosphatase has protein sequence MTQEQRQSRDFEARRQTAKEVRECTAEAAFNDFIAEEPETNGDRQRFKNISIKVEGCDVNLFGFGSFTKTLKHNDLGLVNPQSFESLLDAIAQGTQEEFEKVILGGGKRLLVNPLNAYSLQLIGNDSQGARMASAPAFDSRNTAVDMVERYWMALCRDVRFDQYDKSSLIQEACEDLNHLGFKKEFGFEVTPQTIFRGPYKGCDVGPHVSQFLLKDFNFGNQPIRQMSLYPREGLDYMTDFETWKFVNNGDIDPTGSDIFDGTRYITTLRDAGQWVHVDFPHQSGLWATIILLGEMAAISQASPYTGAIEKSVAFGSLGGPDITVNSALAAVYGLKHAWFQKWCVHLRLRPEVYAQRLELFRCGILGKPFDSTFNKLLGDGATVWKQTKVLDRIYEHNTLQNIKFSRGNRKGTWLLPMGFPEGSPAHPAYPGGHSAFIAAGATIAKAFFADDPIASPVVPTADGQGLTTYTGSETLTVHGELNKLIANVTLFRDGAGMHWRTDGTTSGSLGTNIATGGNLLGEKLAISMLRDIKETYREEVGTFHFKGITGEMRAI, from the coding sequence ATGACCCAAGAGCAAAGACAAAGTCGGGATTTTGAAGCCCGTCGCCAAACAGCAAAAGAAGTCCGTGAATGCACTGCTGAAGCAGCCTTCAATGACTTTATAGCAGAAGAACCTGAAACAAACGGCGATCGGCAACGGTTCAAGAATATTTCTATTAAAGTAGAAGGTTGTGACGTTAATTTATTTGGGTTTGGGTCTTTTACCAAAACCTTGAAACACAATGATCTTGGTTTAGTTAACCCTCAATCATTCGAGTCTCTTTTAGATGCGATCGCTCAAGGTACTCAAGAAGAATTTGAAAAGGTTATCTTAGGGGGCGGAAAACGCTTACTGGTTAACCCCCTCAATGCCTATTCATTGCAACTGATCGGGAATGACTCTCAAGGGGCTCGTATGGCATCGGCTCCGGCTTTTGACAGTCGTAATACGGCTGTTGATATGGTCGAACGCTATTGGATGGCGTTATGTCGAGATGTGCGCTTTGATCAATATGATAAAAGTTCATTAATTCAGGAAGCTTGCGAGGATCTCAATCATTTGGGATTTAAAAAGGAATTCGGTTTTGAAGTCACCCCGCAAACTATTTTCCGAGGTCCCTATAAAGGATGCGATGTCGGTCCCCACGTCTCTCAATTTTTGCTCAAAGATTTTAATTTTGGGAATCAACCCATCCGTCAAATGTCGCTCTATCCCAGGGAGGGACTTGACTATATGACGGATTTTGAAACTTGGAAATTTGTCAATAATGGAGATATCGATCCTACAGGTTCTGATATTTTCGATGGAACACGCTACATTACCACCTTACGGGACGCTGGACAGTGGGTTCATGTAGATTTTCCCCATCAATCGGGTCTTTGGGCAACTATCATCTTATTAGGGGAAATGGCAGCCATCTCTCAAGCCAGTCCCTACACAGGAGCCATTGAGAAATCGGTGGCTTTTGGTAGTCTCGGTGGTCCAGATATCACTGTTAACAGTGCCTTAGCAGCGGTTTATGGGCTTAAACACGCATGGTTCCAAAAGTGGTGTGTTCATCTACGTTTACGTCCAGAAGTGTATGCCCAACGCTTAGAGTTATTCCGATGCGGTATTTTAGGTAAACCCTTCGATAGTACCTTTAATAAATTATTGGGAGACGGGGCAACGGTTTGGAAGCAAACCAAGGTACTCGATCGCATCTATGAACACAATACCCTACAAAATATCAAGTTTTCCAGGGGGAACAGAAAGGGGACTTGGTTACTTCCTATGGGCTTTCCTGAAGGCTCTCCGGCTCATCCTGCCTATCCAGGGGGACATTCTGCATTTATCGCAGCCGGTGCAACCATCGCTAAGGCCTTTTTCGCCGATGATCCCATTGCTAGTCCTGTGGTTCCCACGGCTGATGGTCAAGGTTTGACTACCTATACAGGGAGTGAAACTTTAACGGTTCACGGAGAACTTAATAAACTCATTGCCAATGTTACCCTCTTCCGAGATGGTGCCGGAATGCACTGGCGTACCGATGGAACTACTTCAGGCTCTTTGGGAACTAATATTGCTACCGGTGGTAACCTGTTGGGGGAAAAGCTGGCTATCAGTATGTTACGAGATATTAAAGAGACTTATCGTGAAGAAGTAGGGACGTTTCATTTTAAGGGAATTACGGGAGAGATGAGAGCTATCTAA
- the rd gene encoding rubredoxin, with protein MQKYICNVCNYIYDPAKGDPDSGIEPGTPFEAIPDDWECPQCGATKSQFEPYQADANVLTS; from the coding sequence ATGCAAAAGTATATTTGTAATGTTTGCAATTATATTTATGATCCTGCTAAGGGAGATCCCGATTCAGGAATTGAACCAGGAACTCCTTTTGAAGCGATTCCTGATGACTGGGAATGCCCACAATGTGGTGCTACAAAATCACAATTTGAACCCTATCAAGCCGATGCTAATGTTTTAACAAGCTAG